Within Lolium rigidum isolate FL_2022 chromosome 5, APGP_CSIRO_Lrig_0.1, whole genome shotgun sequence, the genomic segment CCGAGGGTAACTAGTTACTAGTGTGGTTCTTGAGGCCTAAATCTCAGGCTGAAACGTGTAGTTTCTCTGTGGAGCCCTGCTATACGTACGATCATCCGTGTACGGTTCTTGTACGATCAGCCTATCAGCAAGCTCACTTCACGCGGCGAACAAGACCGTGTGACTTTGCTATTTGTCTGCTCCTACTCAGAATTAAAGCCGACCAATCTACACCACCAAGTCTAAGATCAAGTCGTGTTCTTTCTTTTCGTCTTCTTCCTTCCTGACGGTTGTCATCGTTGCCGCTGCTATCGTCACCTTGGTAGTCGCCGCCTCCCCACGATTTGAACTTATGGTTTTCTATTATCTCAATGATCATGTGTTAGATGAACTCGTGGAGTCCTGCTCCCGTGCTCTCCCTAAGTGAAGTTGaggattattttttattttttttcgcgTTGGGTCAACCGATTCAGCCCATGTATACTTGTCTGTATTGATACGGTATATATGCGTCttgaaaaaaaaacaagagaTCACATGAGCGGTTAAGATCTAATTCGCCTAAGTCCCCTCCCACCTCCTGCATGCCTTCTGTTTTGAAACTCTAGTGCGGACGCATCGATCAGCGTGGTGGGGTTAGggttgatcttcctctcggcTGGGATCTGCCATCGGAGGACGGAATCGCTACACGTGCCGGCCGTCTCCGCCGTCGCCGTTGATCAACCAGATTCACGAGTCCATCGACCCATAAACACGAGATCGGTGAACCGTACTTCCGCTCTTCAATTTGACTATTTACGGGCTACGAGAGATGCTATTAACTGACAAAAAAAATCGACAAAAAAAATCAACACCAAACTGAGAAGAGGATGCAAAGTCAAAGGTGTGATCCATTCCATCACCGTCACGACAGCAAGCCAAACCACAACCCGATGACAGCAAGGCAGGAAATCCCCGCCACGTCCGGCCACGCCAGCCTCCCGGACAACGAGGCACgggagctcggcggcggcggcgcgggcgtcggcAACGCCGGCGGGggaggcgggggaggaggaggaggcggtggcgcgcCCACGGCGACGGTGAACTTCATGCCGCCGAGGCAGTGCCCCGTGATGTTGCAGAGGAAGTAGTAGTCCCCCGGCGCGGCGAGGTCGGCGACGTCGCTCCCCGACGCCCACATGCGCAGCGTCTGCCCCGGCGCCGGCTCGCACGTCCGGAACGCGTCCTGCGTCACCTGGTACACGTCGTGCTGCCCCGGCACGTAGTTGAACGCTGCacaccggccggccggccgcagcGTCAA encodes:
- the LOC124651766 gene encoding basic blue protein-like, which codes for MAATAILLLLLAAAAAAPRDAGATEYAVGDSGGWTIGPNYLAWSQKYNFTAGDTLAFNYVPGQHDVYQVTQDAFRTCEPAPGQTLRMWASGSDVADLAAPGDYYFLCNITGHCLGGMKFTVAVGAPPPPPPPPPPPPALPTPAPPPPSSRASLSGRLAWPDVAGISCLAVIGLWFGLLS